In Calditrichota bacterium, a single genomic region encodes these proteins:
- a CDS encoding tRNA 2-thiocytidine(32) synthetase TtcA, with amino-acid sequence MAKNLHEFIRKNMELAINDFDLIQPGDRILLGLSGGVDSFVLLKMLTGRKVFVTNDFSVKVVHIDLGFTAPDYHHLEKIEAFLQENNYSYLIDKTDIGVYAHSEKNKKKPCFTCSRWRRKRMIELADEFGCNKIALGHHKDDVIETLLINIFYGREIGSINPNQELFNGKFHIIRPFVYIWEHKLKEYGKRHDFPVFKNPCPTAGNTRREFIKQLLKDLSKHDRLIKENIFKSLYHVKHDYLWS; translated from the coding sequence ATGGCCAAAAATCTCCACGAATTCATCCGCAAAAACATGGAATTAGCGATCAATGATTTTGATCTGATTCAGCCGGGCGACAGGATTTTGCTGGGTTTGTCCGGCGGCGTGGATTCGTTTGTTCTGTTGAAGATGCTGACGGGCAGAAAAGTCTTTGTGACTAACGATTTTTCCGTGAAAGTCGTGCACATCGATCTGGGTTTCACGGCGCCGGATTATCACCATCTGGAAAAAATTGAGGCATTCTTGCAGGAAAATAATTACTCCTACCTCATCGACAAAACCGACATCGGCGTTTACGCTCACAGCGAAAAAAATAAGAAAAAGCCCTGCTTCACCTGTTCCCGCTGGCGCCGGAAACGAATGATCGAGCTCGCGGACGAATTCGGCTGCAATAAAATTGCCCTGGGCCATCACAAAGACGATGTGATTGAAACGCTGCTCATCAATATTTTTTACGGCAGAGAAATCGGCTCCATCAATCCCAATCAGGAATTATTCAACGGAAAATTTCACATCATCAGACCTTTTGTCTACATCTGGGAGCACAAATTGAAAGAATACGGCAAGCGGCACGATTTTCCGGTGTTCAAAAATCCTTGTCCCACGGCAGGAAACACACGCCGGGAGTTCATAAAGCAACTGTTGAAAGATTTGAGCAAACACGACCGCTTGATCAAAGAAAATATTTTCAAATCCCTGTATCATGTCAAACACGACTATTTGTGGTCTTGA